A segment of the Clostridia bacterium genome:
AGTCGGTATCATGAGGTGGCAGAATTTGAACTTGAACCGGAAGCCCGGTGGCAGCCTTTATGGCGGCCGTGGCCCGACTTAGAGCCCGAAACTCCTTTCCTGCGCCCGGGAAGGAACCGCTAGTTAGGGTAACATGGCAAGCCCCGTAGCGCTGGGCAATCGCAGCTGCTTGAGCCAGTTGCTCCGGCGACTTGATTCTGGTAGTATGGCCCCGGGCCAAGGATAACCCGATTCCGCAGAACTGGCATCGTTTGGGACTTGACCAAATCGCACATTCCTGGATCACCGTGGAAGCCAAGCAATCCACTCCATGGAGTAAAGCTAATTGGCTAACGGGGATGCCGTCCACATTTTCGGCAAAGTACTCGCGCTTGACCGGAAAGCTAATCGGTACCCGCTGGGGCTGATCCGCCTCGCTCGCCAGATGGAGGAGTTCAGCTTGCTCGGTAGCCTTGTCCAGCTTCAAGCGATAGGGGGATAAGCGTGCATACCCACTAAAGGCAGGAACGCTAGCGTAAGTGGCT
Coding sequences within it:
- a CDS encoding radical SAM protein, whose translation is ATYASVPAFSGYARLSPYRLKLDKATEQAELLHLASEADQPQRVPISFPVKREYFAENVDGIPVSQLALLHGVDCLASTVIQECAIWSSPKRCQFCGIGLSLARGHTTRIKSPEQLAQAAAIAQRYGACHVTLTSGSFPGAGKEFRALSRATAAIKAATGLPVQVQILPPHDTDCLQMLRDWGADTVGIHVESFDGNVWQRVAPYKAELGLSVFWKAWEKAVDIFGPNQVISYILVGLGEDDKSILEGVRQLAEIGVYPFVVPFRPIPGTNLGNQLPPPPERMRRLYLEIAGILNENELWHHDIRAGCGRCISCSALPDYQDWMAQEANQ